In Mesotoga sp. UBA6090, the genomic stretch GTTTTTTCTTCAAACTTCACTTTGCATGTTTCGCCTATTTCTAGAACTTCTACCGGTAAGAAGGCGACCTTTCCAACAAACCCCGCAACGAACTTTGAGTTTGGATCCTCATAGATCACGTTCGGTGAGCCGATCTGCCTTATGAAACCGTTCTTCATCACGATTATCCTGTCCGAGAGACTCATTGCCTCGACCCTGTCGTGGGTCACGTATATCGTGGTGATTCCAAGCGTCTTCTGGATTCGCTTTATCTCGACTCGCATCTGTTCCCTCAACAGTGCGTCCAGATTTGAAAGAGGCTCGTCTAGAAGTAGTACGGAAGGCTCCACGATCAGGCTTCTCGCAAGTGCAACACGCTGCTGCTGGCCGCCGGAGAGTTTCGAAGGAGCCCTCTGGGCCAGATCCTTCAAACCAACCAGGTCGAGAGTGCTCATTACTTTGTCCTTTATTTGCTTTGAGGGAAGCTTTCTTAGCTTCAGGCCGTAAGCGACGTTGTCAAAGACGTTCATGTGCGGAAAAAGCCCGTAACTTTGAAATACGGTAGCAGTATCTCTTTTGTTGGGCGGCAGAAACGTGATGTCTTCATTCCCAAGAAAGATCTTTCCCTTTGTGGGCAGTTCGAATCCACCGATCATCCTGAGTGTCGTCGTCTTTCCGCAGCCAGAAGGACCCAGCAGAGTGACAAGTTCCCCCGGTTCTATATCGAAGTTGGCATTGTTAACGGCTATAACATCTGCCTTCCCTTTGACATCTTTGAAGACCTTGGTGACGTTTTCGATCCTAACTGAGACAGAAGTCTTTGACATCAAACCACCTCGCAAACCAATAATCAGTTTAGAGTTACGTTCTTTTCCATGTACTCGTTCTTTGGCACAAGAAGTCTCATCAGTCCGAACGCGCCGAAGACGATGATAATCAGTACAGTGGAAAGAACGCTAGCCAGTCCGAATCTTATCGATTCTGAGAAGTTATATATAAGAACCGTCATGTGGTACCACTGAGCGGATATCAGGAATATGATCGCACTGACGGCAGTCATTGATCGGACAAAAGTGTATGACATCCCGGAAATGAAGGCCGGCCGTATCAGAGGCAAGACGATAGTCCGGAAAACAGTTGTAGAATCGGCTCCCAGATCTTGTGCCGCTTCCTCTATTGCTGGATCTATCTGCCTGAGAGTGGCCACACCTCCTTCGACACCGACGGGCAGTTCCCTTATTATGTAGTTGATTACGATAATTGCACCAGTCCCAACGAGAATCAACGGAGGCTTGTTGAAGGCCAGCACATATGAGATACCGATGAGCGTCCCCGGTATGGCGAACGGTGCGAGAATCAACCCCTCAAGAACCCTCTTCCCTGCAAACTTCTTCCTTACGATTACCAGCGCAGCCATCATCGCTATCAGTCCGGCGAATGGTGTGGCGACTGCCGAAAGGGTGAAGGTGTCTATAATCGCGTCCCTTCCTCTCTGCAGCGCTTCCGTTATGTTTTTCAGAGTGAAGGAGTAGTCTATACCCCAGTTGGCGACGAAGCAGCCTGCCACTATCGTTCCATACAGTCCGAGGATAAATACAATGAAAAGAACGATAAACGTCATGAGGCCAAATTTCACAGGCTTGGAAACCAGATCGCTCAGTCTTGAAGAGGGCTTTCCGGTAACCGTTACGTACGACTTCTTGCTCACCCAGAATCTTTGAACTAGGAAGGCAGTCAGTGTCGGCATGAGAAGGAGAATAGAAAGGGCAGCTCCGTGACCCAATCTATTTCTTCCGGTGACTTCAATATATGCCTCAACTGAGAGGACCTTGTAAGATCCGGCGAGAAGCAAGGGATTTGCGAAGTCGGCCAGAGAGTTCGTAAAGACGAGCAGCCAGGAGCTCAGGACTCCTGGAATAGCCAGAGGGAACGTGACCTTCGAGAAGGTTCTCCAACGGCTTCCGTTTAGGTCAAGAGAGGCCTCCTCCAGAGTAGAGTCTATGGCCTGCAAGACGCCCGAGAGAGTGAGAAAGGCAATCGGAAACATGCCGATAGTCTGTACGGCTGTAAGACCTCCAAGCCCGTATATTGTGAAGTCCTTCAGTCCGAGTATTTGCTTTGTTATTAGTCCGTTGCTTCCAAAGAGCAGAATCAGCGATAGCGACAGGGAGAATGGCGGAGAGATTACTGGCAGAAGCCCCATAGTGCTCAGGAACTTCTTTCCCCTCGTTGCCGTCCTGTTTATCACAAAGGCAAAAATGAATCCTATGATCGTCGAGAAGGAAGCCGTAAGGATACCGAGCTTCACGCTTCCCCAGAGCGCGTTAAGATACTGCCTTGAAGAGAGAATCGTAATCCAGGTCTGCATCGAGAACTTCCCGTCTTCAAGGAAAGTCAATCTGATGGCTTCAAAGAGAGGATAGGCTACGAAGATTCCAACCATGAGGAAAAGCCCCATGATGACGTAGCCCATGATAGGATCTCTGAAGAATTTCGAAATGAAATAGATAATGGCAAAAATGGCGAAGGCGCCTAGCATAAATATGTTCAGCAGGTTGGCGTAATTCTCTCCAGCCTCCGCAGACATTAGGAAAACCAGAAATCCCGTCATGCCATAACGAGTTTCATCTGTCAGTGGTGCGAGTACCAGCGAAACGCTCTTTCCTTCGAATGAATACTCGAGGGAAGAGTAGTAGTTCTCAAGATAGTAGACGCTTTCAAGCGCCTTTTCGAAGTCCTCCGAACTGTAATTCGATTCATAGAAGGTTCTCAGCTGTTCGTTCGGGGTGAAGACCTGCAGTTCATCCCAGCCGGGCACTCCGTGAACATAGATTATATCCGCTTCGTTGAACTCCTTGTTTACTGCGGTAATCCAGTCCTCGGCCAGTTCCTTGTCTCTTGGTGCCGATTCGGCAAGAACTGTAACCAGCTGCCTTTGGTTGTCTCTAACAACCTTAAAAAAAGAGTCTTTCAGCGTATCAAAGATCCAGAAAAGGGCTACAAAGACCAAAACACTAATTAACGCGAATGATAAGAGTTTTCTCCAGGAATACAATCCGATCACACCCCAAGAGTAACCTTGATTGGTGAAGCCAAAATGAAGAAGAGCAGGAGACTAGCTCCTGCTCCGATCAACCAATTATTTTACCACGCTGCCGATTTCTTCCGTCCAGCGATCGAGCAGTCTTTCTTTGTTCTCGGCATCCCAGACGTAATTCTGGTTAACAGTCTTGATTTCGTCCATGCTGAAAGAAAGCGGATGCTTAGGAGCTATCTTTGAGACTGGTATAACGTACCAACCTGCGATAATTGCCTGCGCCTCTTCGGTCAGAATCCAGTCATACAGCTTTTTAGCATTGACAGGATCCGGTCCATCCTTGATTAGAGACATGGATGCGATCTCGAAGCCCGTTCCTTCCTCAGGAACAGTAATTGTGATATCTGCCCCTTCGACCTTAAGCTTGACCATATCGTGAGCATAGCCTATAGCAAAGGGAATTTCTCCTATTGCAACACTCTTTCCACCAGCGGAACCGGATCTTGTGTACATTTCGATGTTCTGATCCAGTTTCTTAAGATATTGGAAAGCCAAATCCTCGTCACCACCAAAGAGAGCAATCATGCAAGTGATGAGATTGTAGGCCGTTCCTGAAGTATTTGGATTCGCCACTCTCACAAGGCCCTTGTACTTAGAATCGATTATGTCGAACCAGCCCTTGGGTGGTTCAAGTCCGAGTTCTGCAGCACGACCGTTATGAGTGGCGAAGGCCAGCGGTCCGAGATAAAGACCTATCCAGTAGCCCTCAGAATCCTTGTACTGCTTGGGCGTGTTTCCGGCGGCTCTGGAGAAATAAGGAGTTGTTAGACCCTTCAGCTTTGCGCTGATGTGGTTCAGTCCGACTCCTCCAACCCATATTGAGGCTTGTGGATTCAGCTTTTCGGCTTCCATTCTAGCTTCTGCCTCTCCACCGGAAAGTCTGACCCAGTCAACCCTTATACCGGTAACTTCTTCGTACTTGTCGAACAGCTCTTTTGCTGCAAGCTCTTCAAGAGTCGTGTAAACAGTAAACGAGTCTGCAGCGAGAAGGGTTACAGAGAAGGCTACACAGATGACAGTAATCAAAATCAAAAATCTTCTCATTTCAAAGAAACCTCCTTGAAAGACGTGTGATTTTGGAGAACGGTTGTCATTGTTGCGTTAGATTAAGGTAGGATGAATTATGTGACTTGTAGTGATTATACCATTGAGAAGACTCCAAATTGACATAGATTTTTTCAGTTTCGTGGAGAAAGCCAGTCTGACGAAGGAATGACAAAGCGTAACACTCAGTGCGCCGGAAAGTATCTGTGGTCGCAATGCCGGCAAAGAACATACCGGGACGCAAAGCACTGAAGCCCATCAGTGGACGCAATGCTGCCTTTGGCAGGAAGCGATATCGGAGCCAGCCTTTGCCTCACAAAGGCAAGTTCCGGCTTCGCCGGTCAGAAGAGCCGCTGTATGATGAAAGATTTGCTTGTAATAAGACGCTGATCGCTGTGAAAAACCGTCCTTCCCCAAGATTATGGATCCGTCCTTTGGAAGAGCCGAAAGAGCCATTCTCCGTCGCTGTTGAGTTTCTTTTCCTCTAGTATCTCCGTTTTTCAATCATCCACATAGAAAACTACATAGACATCTCGTAGATATTCCGCAAGTCTACGGTTTTCAGGTTTCCTGGAGTTACGGTTACGAGTCCTCCCATCGTTCTCATGGTGTCTTCTGCCAGTGTTGAAAGTTTGGAGCTCTCAAATCCGAGTTCGCCGAGGGTAATATCTAGACCGACATTCTTCTGAAGTCTGCGGAGCAAGACTATGGCCATCTTTGAAAGCTCTTCCACACTGATGACACTCTCGGGAGCTCCCATCACCCTCGCAACTTCTGCCAGTCTTTCCGCTATATGGCGACGGATGTATTCGAGCAGCGAGAGGGACCGGTAGCGCAAAGTCCGGCGCCATGTGTCGCTTTGTAGTGGCCGCTCACGGGGTGCTCCAGCGAAAGGTTGGCCACACAACCCGAAAGCGTCTCCCATATGCCGGCTGCCGTGCTCGCCCACGCGAGGGCTACTCTTGCGTCCAGGTCGTTCAGGTTTTCATACTCGATAGGCAGATAATGGTTTATGGGCGACATCGATCCAGAGCCAGAAGATCTGAGGCCGGTTGATGATTCAGATTGATATAAGATTCTATTGAATGTTAGAAGGAATCCAGACCCATTGCTGCCGTTTGTTCGGGCGGAGGGACAACATCAGTTCGGGATCGACTATCGAAACTGTCGGAAAGATCTAGTCGAAGCCCACACCGATCTTCTCATTGGTCTCCGGGTTGGTGACCACCGTGAAGGGGTCGACCTCGGTCCCCGTTCCGTGGGTCGTGGGAATCGCTATTGCGGGCAGGCCGCTTTCGGCTTTCTACCTCCGCCGGTACCTGTGTAATCCCAGCACTTTCCTCCATACCTGGCCACCAGAGCGATCAACTTGGAGGAATAGATCGGGTTGCCACCGCCAATCCTATGATGAAATCGCAGCTCTCCTTGACGGCTATTGAAGCCCCTTTGTCGATAGTGTCAGAGAGAGGGTTGGACACTATCTCGCCGAACACTACCAGGTGATACCTTCCTCTTTCAACAGCCCGATTACTTTATCCAGCAGACCGGTCTTCTTCGCAATGTGCCTTTCCGTAACTATGAGCGCTTTTCTGTCCAGCCTCCTGGAGTGCTGTCCTACCCTGCCGATAGTTCCGCAGCCGAAGATTATTCTTGTGGGAAGAAAATAATCGAACGCTTCTATGCTCTTCATACCTTTTAACCTCAAGACTAGATGAAATACTGTGTAAATGAAACAACGGGCCGATCCGCTATCACTGGGAAAGTCGTCTCTATATAGCCTTTTGCTCAGGGCGTCAGTTCACAACTTCTATAATCCCTGTGTAGTGGCCCATCCAGCAGCTGAATTTATACTGGCCGGGAAGTTGCGGGGTGAATTCTACAACGCTGGTGTTCCCCCTGGTAAGTTCTACACGTTGGGGAAAGAGGTTTCGCGAGATGATAGCGTTGGTGCAACCGCTGGTGCCGACATCTTCGATCTCCCACCTGACGGGAACACCGGCTTTCACCTGATAATAATCGGGCGCATAACCTCTAGCGTCGGCCACAGTCCTTATAACCTGTATCTCCGGTCCACTCGAGACAATAGCCAAAGGCTGTTCCACAACTTCCTGAATTTCAACTTTTTCTTCGATGTCTATGTTCTCACCCGTTTCCTTCGGCGCGGCTTCATTCACAATTATCTCTTCTTTTTCACCTGCCGTTGCCAGTACGGTCATCGAATCATCGGGAGTAAATGAAACCTGTTCGCCGGTCCCGATGGTCAGATCGTTCAGGCTTGGCAGTCCCAGAACGTTAAGCTGACTGTTCACGTTGTAGATGACGAAAAACATTATCAGAACCGCCGCTATTTTCGTGAAGACTTCCGAAAAGGTCTTCATGGCGAAGAACTTTATTGATGAGGCCCCGATGGCGATGAGCGGGAAGAAGGTGCCAAGCGCGAAAAAGAACATTATCATCGAGCTATGTAAAGGAGAGCCCGATAGTAGCGCCAGAGCCTGAGCCGATATCGTGAAGCCGCAGGGAAGGAAAAATGTTGTAGCGCCCAGTATGAAGGGCATGATTCGTCCACGTCTGGATTTATCTACTGTAAGCGCTTTACGTAAAAAGGGAGGGATCGATAAACTCACCGTGTGGATTCCCAGCATTTGCAGTGCAATTATAAACATCACGATCGAGACTGCTATTACAAGGATCGAAGAAAAGGTCAGAGAGATTTTCAGACTCTGGCCAAGCCAACCCAGCAAGAATCCAAAAAGGCTATAAAAGACCAGCCGTCCGGCATGAAAAATCAGATGGGGCTGCAGCTTTTGAAGAAAGGAATCCTCAGAACCGTAAAGAGAATACCAATGTTTGGAAACAGAAAGAATAAGACCTCCCACAAGAGCAGCGCAGCTCGATATCCCTGCGACCAGCCCGAAAAGGAAGAAGCCTACCAACGACGAACTTGAATCGACGTTTATCAGGCCGCCTATCGCGAATTTCTCCACGGCGAAAAAGACGACGATGGCCAGAGAAGCGGCAATTAGTACCTTGACTGCTCTTCCGGTAGGCCTTTCCGACTTTGCCTCAGCGACACTGTAACCCGTTCCGCTCAAGATCTCGTTGATACTTTCGATCGAGATAACCTCCCCCAAGAATTCAATCTCGACCGAGGAATCTTTCAGGGAGGCCCTGGCCCTTTTTATGCCTTCAACTTCCTCAAGTTTACTTTCGACAAAGAGCTGGCAGTTCTGGCAATGCATGCCGCGCACGGAAAACGTCTTTGATGAAGAGGATTTCGAGCTCAACTGAGTCACCTCGCAAATGAAGATTAAATAAAACCAACAATAATTGTCTGATTGTAGCACATAGTAGACAGTTTTTGTCCACTCAAAAGTGTGACAGATGAATTTTGCCATGGTTCATAAAATCGATGGGCCTTACCTTGAAAGGTGGAAGGATGCCGACTTACAACTCTTCTTATATTCGATTAACGTCGAGTCGGCTTGATAGAAAAAAGTGTCTAACCGGTCAGATAGCGTTGTGCGTAATCACTCCGGGGAATATGGATTCCAGAATTCGAACTTTCTCGGGTAGTTCGGAAATTCCCCACGAGACGCTATTCCAGGAGCCGACCCGCAGCTTTCCGAGTCTCCAATGTCTCATTGGCGAAAGCCTTCCTGTAAGGAGAGTGGCGAGATCTGAGCTCTCTATCTCGAAATCATCCGCTGCTTCGCTTATCTCTGCCTTCCCGTTTCCGATCGCGATTTTCACGTTATTTTCCGGCAGCAATCGATCATTTATCTTCAAAATGACACTCTCTGAGGGAGAAGTATCCATCAGTCTCGAAACGACCGGAAGCGGATCGAGGACTCTTACCATACGCGATGAGGCGTCCATTATTTTTAGCTCTCTTCCTGCCTGCCATCTCGAATGGAAGAAGAGTTTCGCCGGAAAATCGGGCGGCATCTTCCGCATTTCGAAAGTTGCGATCTGATCTCTGTGATTCAGCAGAAACCTCTTCAGTGCGTAGAGGCCGGCAAGATCGATGAAGGCTAAGCTCTCGATCACCATCTTTCTTTCTTTTTTGCCGTATATCATCATTCCGTGGGACAGCCGTCTGTCGTCAATGGCCTCGGCGCCAAAGAGATCTTTCCTGTGAAATATCTCCTGACTTCAAGCGTCGATCTCGATAGCTTCGGTATAGCGAGAGGTATCCCAGAGAGTTTTGCGGGTTTGCGAAATCAGTTCTCTCATCTCATCTTTCTCAAGAAGCCTCCTGGAAACAAGCTTGAGGTTGTCCTCTTCCATATCACCGGACAGGAGCGAATAGTCGAAAGTGTACTCGAGGCTCTCGAAACCCAGCCCAAATCCTAACTTCACGTAGAAATCATGCTTGAAGGGGTCGAGCATAATGATGTGAACGCCCTTCCGGTTGGCTTCCTAAATATCTCTCAGCAGGATTTTCCTTGATCCCCCGTTGCGATACTCGGGAAGGGTGGCAACGGCCTCGACATACCTGTATTCGAAAATTCTGTTCAGGATCTTCGCGAGATACTTGTAGCTTATGTACGCTGCGACGAGCCTCTTCCGGTCGAATGCGCCCCAAACGTATTCCCAGAGGGAAGGGTCGGAAAAGAAATACTCACTCTTTTCCGGTTCGAAATACTCGAAAGACATCAAGAAGGTCTCGATTATTCGCTCTATGTATGAACTGTCGATCCTTCTTATTTCCATTCAACGCCCCCTTTCAAGCCGTACCAACAATGATACCAGGCCAAGCTGTCGAGCGGTTCTCGCTCTTTTTTGCCCGTAGACCTTGATCCTGACCATGACTAAGTCACAATGACGAAATGAATCGATTCTGATCAGATGGCTTTGATTTGCTTGAGCTCCTTCAGGGCTTTGAAAATATCCCAGATGTTCCACCTGTCCGTTTAGCTTTACCGTTCTCTCTGGCGCTCTGAATGAATGGTTTGACCGGTAACGAAGAACAGACTTTTTCTCACACCATCAACGGCGAACGAGTTTCTCTTGATCTTTCGACTTCCGACCACCAGCCTCTAGCCTCGTCTTTTATTCTTACAACTCACAACTTGCATCTTGCAACTGATCCTTTGCTCTTCCTACCTGCTACCACATACCCGCAACAACGGTCTAAGCAGCAGCCTCTTGTGTTTGGAAGGTTATTATGGGCTTATTGAAAAGACCGGCAAGCGGGGCGTGTACAAGGGCCACCGGGATGAAGAAGATGAAAGAGAGAAGCATACTGATTTCATACCATAGGCTGCTTCCCTTAACCGGCTTTCCCTTAAGACGGTTAACGAGTGCGCCCCACACTATTCCGAAGGTATTTCCCATCATGATTGTCCGGACAGCACCGAGTATTCCCTTAGCCTTTGATTCCCCATAGTAGGTCGCAAGAGAATTCCATGAATCCTCGGAAGGGTTTCCCGAAGAGTTTGCATATTCTCGCGAGAACAGGATGGCAGGAGCGTCCTTTTGGGGAATCTCTTCAACGTCAGTAACGAAGAGCATCTGGATCTCTTCTTTCTTCATCCCCTCTTTTTCGGCAATCTTGTTGTGGAATACTGAACAGACCTCGCAGCCGTTTATTTCGGTTACGGTAAGCATCACCTTTTCGATCAACTCGGTGGTAAGCTCTTTGTTTTTCTTTGTTCGGCTCATGTATTTCATTGTTCTCATCGCATCGAAGAGAATTAGGTAAGACTCCTTAATAGTGAAGAAGCGCTTATAAAACTCTTGAGTCAACTATTCCTCCAAAAAAATCCCGATAAAATTCGAGAATATATAATTTAAAATCATTCTATTTTTGCATTTCTCGGCATTTCAGAGTTGATCGAGGAAATCAGAGCGACTTCCAGTATCATCTCTTAATGTTAACTCTCACGAAATATTCAACGCTTCTATCCCAGGTCTTCTCCTGCTCTGTTGTGAAATAGCAGGCCGGCAGTTCTCCGTTTTTCCGATGATAAGCTATGCACTCACAGCACTTGCCCTTTCTGGGACAGCCAGGATAAGTACAGTTGCATTTCTCGAGATTTTTGTCGATTTCGCATTCCAAAATCAGTACCTCCCTTTGTACAGTTCATCCCTGATTGTATCAGATTAGTCTTTGTCGACCGAGCCAATATATCTGGCTTTCGAAAAGGCCTTTATTCATTAATGTCTTTTTAATCACGGATGTTCTATGATCTGAGTAAGAATACAAGGGGGTTAACGATTATGAGAAAAGTCATACTGATTGTTCTATTTGTCTCACTGTTCTTTTGCCTGGCCCTCGCAAATAATGGTAAGGGTCCCGGCGACGGTATTCCTGACCAACAGGAACCCGGGTCGGGGTTTGGATCTCCGGGAATAGGAAAGGGAGAAGGTCCCGGAGCCGGTAAAGTTGATTCGGGAGGCAGCACATTATTGCAGCTGGAAAACCTGGAGGAAGAAACGGAAAGTTCAGAGCCTTTGCTTGTCCGCTTAATGAATAGATTGGTCATGAAGATCCAGAACGCTTTCAAGAATATCTTTAGAGTTGGAAAGCCCGTATCCGAATGAGAGTACCACACTAGTACCCCTGTTTACCCCTAGTCCAGCCGCCGCTACTTTACTACCAGGTAAGTGGCGGCCTTTTCTTTGATGGACATTTCCCACAGAGCTTGGAGCCGACATCAAAGGGAGCGGGTGAATTGAAGCGAGTCGATGTTCCCCTGCCATAGAGAGCCCTGCCTTCAGACACAAGTAGAGCCAGTTCAAATGAGCCTTGTCTTCCCGAAAGCTCCTTTAACAGAAAACGGTTAGGCAGTTCAATTCGAGGTCTTTAATAACTCCTTAGTGAGGTAAGTAATAAGATCTAATCATTTGAATGCAACGAGGGGATGAAAGTGAAACGAATTACCGCAACTGTGCTTTTCTTACTGCTTGTCTTTGGGATCGTGCTTTCAATCAATGGTAGCGGACCGGGTGACGGAGTGTCTGACGGCCCTGATAAAGATGCGGGTTATGGAGCACCAGACAATTCCTTCAATGGGAACGACCCCGGCTTCGGGAAACCGGCACTGGATGAAGATGAGATAGTTCTTGCGGAGCTTTCATAGCAGGGTATGCTTTCCGAATCTCAACGCATCAAGAGGGACCGAATCGAGTCGGTCACTTTAACCTTTCTATTTGAGCATTTTCGATCGACAGTAAATGCTTGCTGGAATTCCATCACTCTATCTTTAGAAAAGGAAGAAATCAGCGAATAAGAAGTCACAAATCACAAGGCAGCCTAATTCTCGAGTCCAAAAGCTTTATCTCTGGGCAATTCTCGCTCTTTCAACTTGGAACTGACAACTTGCAACTGCTCTTCTCGGAGACGGTTAACCTTCGACGGAAAACTAGTTCACATTCTCTACTTCACGAAGCGAAGCTCTTAAACCCGCTTTGAGCGAAGGGGATCGCTTGTACCTGAAAAATCCGCTTGTTAGAAGACCCTGAAGTCGCTGTGAAAAACCGTCCATCAATCGAGACAGTATATTCCGAGAGTTCGTTGCGCTCACGAGAAGACCGAGATTCTGACTAAGAGCTTTGTCAGAATGACGGCATGCGATGCTTTCTGAATAGCATAAGGTCGTCATCCCGAGTTACTTAAGTTAATCCCTCACTTTGTCATCCTGTCGAAGGTGCCCTGAAAAGGCTACCTCAAAATGCTTTTGTTGGGGATTCAGTTATGGGTCATCCGTGGTGCTCCTGTACGGGATTTTGCTCCTGCGGGACCCTAGACCCCACAACCCCAGACCCGGCGCTTGCAACTGCTCTTCCACCCCAACCCGCTACCCGCAACCACCTTCTTCAAATTTCTAAGCAAACTCTAAGGATTTACTAAGCTGCCTCTAAGAAATGGACCGTAGACTGAGAATGTACTGAAAATCAGATGGAGGTGAAAGAAGATGAAGAAAGTAGTTCTGATTACGATAGCGGTTCTTTTGATTGGTGGAATGACTTTGGCCGCAGATTATGGCACAAGGCAGATGAACAGAGTTCAAGATGTGGTGGCATGTGAGAACTTCGTGGACGAAGACGGAGATGGAGTAAACGACAATTGCCCTGTCGATGGCGAAAAGGTCTACATGAACAGAAGAGGACCGGCCGGAAAAGAAGTTGAAGGCCGAGTAGCTACAAGAGCAATGCAGAGGCTTCAGGATCCTACAACCTGTGAGAACTTTGTGGATGCAAACGAAGACGGCATTAACGACAACTGCCCAAATGGTGGCGAAAGATTAGTGGAAAACAAGAGTGCACGGGACGGAACTGGATACAGATACGGTGTTTCTAGCGAAAAAGGTCCCGGACGCGGTAAGGGCTTCGGAAAGACAAGATAACCCCAACCCCCCACAGATCTAGATAGGGCCCGATATGGGCCCTTTTTTCTTTGGTTCGAAAAGCTAATTCTCTAAAGCGCGTTATCGAAGATCCTTCCGGCTAGAAGATTTTGCCTTCCAGACCTGATCCAACTCGAGCAAAGTTCCATGAGCATTTCGCTTTCGGAAGCATCTCGACAAGACTCTCCAGAAGACCAGAACAACATGCTAAATGTATATAGTCTTTCTGACAATGACAAATCAGAATCTCTCTCAATTTGAGCGCCGGTCTTTTCTGCCACCGTTTTGAAAATCAAGATAAAGAATCCCTTAATGGAGGAGGATGAACAGAGCTATGAGAAATAGATCTATGGACCTTAATTACAAATCTTTCACCAGAAACAGACTTACGATGTTTGAGTACAGGAAGAAGCCGTTGCTCGATCAGTTGGA encodes the following:
- a CDS encoding carboxymuconolactone decarboxylase family protein, which encodes MTQEFYKRFFTIKESYLILFDAMRTMKYMSRTKKNKELTTELIEKVMLTVTEINGCEVCSVFHNKIAEKEGMKKEEIQMLFVTDVEEIPQKDAPAILFSREYANSSGNPSEDSWNSLATYYGESKAKGILGAVRTIMMGNTFGIVWGALVNRLKGKPVKGSSLWYEISMLLSFIFFIPVALVHAPLAGLFNKPIITFQTQEAAA
- a CDS encoding DUF6485 family protein, encoding MECEIDKNLEKCNCTYPGCPRKGKCCECIAYHRKNGELPACYFTTEQEKTWDRSVEYFVRVNIKR
- a CDS encoding Thrombospondin type 3 repeat protein — protein: MKKVVLITIAVLLIGGMTLAADYGTRQMNRVQDVVACENFVDEDGDGVNDNCPVDGEKVYMNRRGPAGKEVEGRVATRAMQRLQDPTTCENFVDANEDGINDNCPNGGERLVENKSARDGTGYRYGVSSEKGPGRGKGFGKTR